Proteins co-encoded in one Theileria equi strain WA chromosome 3, complete sequence genomic window:
- a CDS encoding hypothetical protein (encoded by transcript BEWA_007630A) — protein sequence MRRPTHSGSWYPSSPRVLGSEIRLALENVSDLTHHKLKYIIAPHAGYAYSLKTAAYSYAQIDATQVKRIFILGPSHYLYLLGCGIDKFAKLDTPLGHLDVDTEIIDQLSKVEGFSTIKNDCSEEEHSIEMHLPLVKYITNENKDIKVVPIIVGDFNNKLKDHIANTLLPYFNDESNLFIISSDFCHFGSRFQFTKTGYEKENRPLHESIEMLDRKSIEYITSHDLIGFENYIDETGNTICGRNPIQILLKVSIQLPFMNFKDDISIKPTNSFNTPFLYTVVTNYKIE from the exons ATGAGGAGACCAACTCATTCTGGAAGTTGGTATCCAAGTTCCC CAAGGGTCTTGGGATCTGAGATTAGATTAGCGCTGGAGAATGTTTCTGATCTTACACATCACAAACTTAAATACATTATTGCCCC ACATGCTGGATATGCATATTCCCTAAAGACTGCGGCATATTCGTATGCACAAATAGATGCAACACAAGT GAAGAGAATATTCATTCTTGGACCCTCGCATTATTTATATCTACTGGGATGTGGAATCGATAAGTTTGCTAAATTGGATACACCTTTGGGACATTTGGATGTCGATACCGAAATAATTGATCAATTGAGCAAAGTTGAAGGATTCTCTACAATAAAAAATGACTGCTCGGAAGAAGAACACTCAATCGAGATGCACCTTCCATTAGTGAAGTATATTACAAATGA AAATAAGGATATTAAAGTAGTACCTATAATAGTTGGAGATTTCAACAATAAATTGAAGGATCATATAGCAAATACACTACTTCCATATTTCAATGACGAG TCTAATCTATTTATAATATCATCTGACTTTTGTCATTTTGGATCCAGATTTCAGTTTACCAAAACAGGTTACGAGAAGGAGAACAGGCCACTTCATGAATCAATTGAAATGTTGGACAGAAAATCAATAGAATATATCACGAGCCATGATCTTATAG GATTCGAAAATTATATAGATGAAACTGGGAATACTATTTGTGGCCGCAATCCCATACAAATACTACTAAAGGTAAGCATACAGCTTCCATTCATGAACTTTAAAGATGATATCTCTATCAAGCCTACAAATAGTTTCAACACTCCTTTTTTATACACAG TCGTCACGAATTACAAGATTGAATGA
- a CDS encoding LETM1-like protein domain-containing protein (encoded by transcript BEWA_007640A) translates to MLNRSFFFHNSIYTLVYRSNEQVFTSVSIIHRTFHVQTSTNWVKNGLFLSGFESRFYSSRVPGATLSSKAYLNFGEATKGGFGANFNTTRKFSSKPYNKDEIVQLGGKLVSIKTVIKLPILLVKWALIIPFRICRCFFNLISVCFKSLNKLARFAARAAVVEKISGVSGIFKSIIGGIKHTIHWCKTGSKLYAANVRVSYYILKKWIRGHPVRYNERKLLMKTLNDALKLVPFSFFIIVPFAEFLLPVVLRFFPQMLPSTFQTPNKDDDYLQKKLKAKKELAQFFQELVQERTNQILQEELDSSLRTKAEALKQFQERLLNKNDLDVNPFLSANELLVFSKLFKKEFVLEKMSLETLKVMCKLLGITPFSMRMHVVLQLRHHLLKIQREDRLIMWEGVESLTMEELQEACKERAMKFYNVTKEQMQQQLQQWLDLSSRREIPLILLLWSRCITMTHEPMFIKDVDSAIDDVTISDSNISADSKPTFADSKSEIYDTKTSGYDDEKIKKGIKNVVGKNKVVQGVVEAAEVDVEHLQDRVERLEELSQKAKELKDIIEGNIKEEEVISSFESIQDVPTKEQFIQNPEILADSFDSSIHTNAAKKLGLLNKEELISRHQELLSALDVQMQISDLQYDQLTELFSYLVKISEAANAVDPVMVKHEDLKLLLDSTRQEFLKIEELSHKFQKISQNLE, encoded by the coding sequence ATGCTGAATAGGAGTTTTTTTTTTCACAATTCTATTTATACACTCGTTTACCGTTCCAATGAACAGGTTTTTACATCTGTGAGTATTATACATAGAACATTTCACGTTCAAACATCAACTAATTGGGTAAAGAATGGATTGTTTTTGAGTGGTTTTGAGTCCAGgttttattcttctagagTACCCGGGGCAACCTTATCTTCTAAGGCGTATTTAAACTTCGGTGAAGCAACTAAAGGCGGTTTTGGCGCCAATTTCAATACAACCCGTAAATTTTCGTCTAAGCCATATAATAAAGACGAAATTGTTCAATTAGGAGGTAAACTAGTAAGTATAAAAACCGTAATAAAGTTACCCATCCTTTTGGTTAAATGGGCACTCATTATACCATTTAGAATTTGCAGATGTTTCTTCAACCTTATATCGGTATGCTTTAAATCTTTAAACAAGTTAGCGCGTTTTGCTGCAAGAGCGGCTGTTGTAGAGAAGATTAGTGGTGTGTCGGGAATCTTCAAGAGTATAATAGGCGGTATTAAGCATACAATTCATTGGTGTAAAACTGGATCAAAATTGTATGCGGCAAATGTGAGAGTGTCCTATTACATTCTCAAAAAATGGATACGTGGTCACCCTGTAAGATACAATGAAAGAAAATTGCTCATGAAAACACTAAATGATGCACTCAAGTTGGttccattttctttcttCATTATAGTACCGTTCGCTGAATTTTTGTTGCCGGTCGTTCTCCGGTTTTTCCCTCAAATGTTGCCTTCTACATTTCAAACACCAAATAAGGACGATGATTACTTGCagaaaaaattaaaagCCAAGAAAGAATTGGCacaattttttcaagaaCTTGTTCAGGAACGTACAAATCAAATATTGCAGGAAGAACTTGATTCATCGTTGCGAACAAAGGCTGAAGCTCTCAAACAATTTCAGGAGCGTCTTCTCAACAAGAATGATTTGGATGTAAACCCCTTTTTGAGTGCTAATGAATTGCTTGTATTTTCTAAACTCTTTAAGAAGGAGTTTGTATTAGAGAAAATGAGTTTAGAAACCCTAAAGGTGATGTGTAAATTACTTGGGATCACTCCATTTTCCATGCGTATGCATGTTGTACTTCAACTAAGGCATCATTTgttaaaaatacaaaggGAAGACAGGTTAATTATGTGGGAGGGAGTCGAAAGTTTGACCATGGAAGAATTACAAGAAGCGTGTAAAGAGCGTGCTATGAAATTCTACAATGTCACCAAGGAACAGATGCAACAACAACTACAACAATGGTTGGATTTGTCTAGTAGAAGAGAGATACCTTTGATTCTTTTACTTTGGAGCAGGTGTATCACCATGACACATGAACCAATGTTCATTAAAGATGTAGACTCCGCAATTGATGATGTCACAATTTCTGACTCGAACATATCAGCAGATTCGAAGCCGACGTTTGCAGATTCTAAAAGCGAAATTTATGATACGAAAACCTCCGGTtatgatgatgaaaaaattaaaaaggGTATTAAGAATGTGGTTGGTAAAAACAAGGTAGTACAAGGTGTGGTAGAGGCAGCCGAAGTAGATGTAGAGCATCTACAAGATCGTGTGGAGCGTTTGGAGGAATTATCACAGAAAGCAAAAGAGCTTAAGGATATTATCGAAGGAAATAtaaaagaggaggaagttATTTCTTCGTTTGAAAGTATTCAAGATGTGCCTACGAAGGAGCAATTTATTCAGAACCCAGAAATATTAGCCGACAGTTTTGATTCCTCAATACACACAAATGCTGCAAAGAAACTTGGATTATTGAATAAGGAAGAACTCATTTCACGTCATCAGGAACTACTATCTGCTCTTGACGTGCAAATGCAAATTAGTGATTTACAATATGACCAATTAACCGAGTTATTTTCTTATCTCGTTAAAATAAGCGAAGCCGCAAATGCAGTTGATCCGGTTATGGTAAAGCATGAAGATTTGAAACTTCTGCTTGATTCGACCAGACAAgaatttttgaaaattgAAGAATTGTCTCAcaaattccaaaagatttcTCAGAACTTGGAATAA
- a CDS encoding hypothetical protein (encoded by transcript BEWA_007650A) has protein sequence MDFFKSFKTKRDSNADNYKRGTVDTDKSSATNIEFNYESICPYVDHGPFLTDGFHESTFELKDFLKKWNKHYSKGLKDDEELIISQISGINGMKKLLSSLPHITDAAVPKKSKWSKLSNVEPAKDITINELYWCTDIVLFRYLRSYDYKVESAFKMLLKTLTWRRMRTPSDITPDTVKPSLVNGMLYRKGYDFRGSPLIYFRPYNETPVDPEIHILGIYYTIERATQTIRLSEGNDKVYAIIDLKDWSLSRIPSMELLIETVRALSDHYSDVLDEVIIVDSPMFINTVLQMVKCVLHQSTSNKILLKQRGDSLNQYLRQRIPLPFLEETLGGNCHLRFNADIYWDVEQSQFKEYQDRRKKWIDSNRASFFEGKETL, from the exons ATGgattttttcaagagttttaaaaCCAAGCGTGATTCCAACGCTGATAATTACAAAAGAGGCACCGTTGACACTGATAAATCATCAGCTACTAACATTGAATTTAACTATGAGTCTATTTGTCCATATGTTGATCATGGCCCGTTTTTAACCGATGGATTCCATGAAAGTACCTTTGAATTGAAAGATTTCCttaaaaaatggaataaaCACTACTCTAAAGGACtaaaagatgatgaagaattaATCATATCGCAAATAAGCGGCATTAACGGAATGAAGAAGTTATTAAGTTCTCTTCCACATATTACAGATGCTGCAGTTCCGAAAAAATCTAAATGGTCCAAGCTATCTAATGTAGAACCTGCAAAGGATATTACCATCAATGAATTGTATTGGTGTACGGATATAGTCCTATTCAGGTACCTTAGAAGCTATGATTACAAGGTAGAAAGTGCATTCAAAATGTTATTAAAAACACTAACATGGCGTAGAATGAGAACTCCATCGGATATTACACCTGATACAGTCAAACCAAGTCTTGTTAATGGAATGCTCTACAGAAAGGGTTATGATTTTAGAGGTTCACCTCTTATTTATTTCAG ACCGTATAACGAAACTCCTGTTGATCCAGAAATTCATATTCTTGGGATTTATTACACAATAGAGAGAGCCACTCAGACAATTCGGTTATCTGAGggaaatgataaagttTATGCAATTATAGATCTAAAGGATTGGTCTTTGTCCAGAATACCATCCATGGAATTATTGATTGAAACTGTCCGGGCCTTATCTGATCATTATTCTGATGTGTTGGATGAAGTTATTATTGTAGACTCACCgatgtttataaatacGGTGTTACAAATGGTAAAATGTGTTTTACATCAATCAACATCGAACAAGATTTTGTTGAAGCAGAGAGGGGACTCATTGAATCAGTATCTAAGACAGAGAATTCCACTGCCCTTCCTTGAAGAAACATTAGGTGGTAACTGTCATTTACGATTCAACGCTGATATATATTGGGATGTTGAGCAATCGCAGTTTAAGGAATATCAAGATAGACGCAAAAAATGGATCGATTCTAACAGAGCTAGTTTTTTTGAGGGGAAAGAAACCCTATAG
- a CDS encoding prohibitin-like protein, putative (encoded by transcript BEWA_007660A), translating to MHIVRAVHSLYRNRALRYLSSGKGNNGQITKRPREDVSLSENEDLLGPLHTQKPGLFIQPGILFQDYPNKNYLIAKIYLFSLIFLITSFSAIKIVPPGYVGIIVRRNGEMDQFNNEGRMALFRIPFMDKPVAFRITPIRKKIVRKCLTSDSKTVEVVIFLTFTAKLAFATHIYSIYGTNYTKGFVEKELCFDIDQVVKKYNLDDLVAGVDIVEEMYSTNSDIHATVTHSSMESANEEIIERFQDAGAFNKIIVSDVNISYRNPDILDVAE from the exons ATGCATATTGTTAGAGCTGTTCACTCCCTTTATAGAAACAGAGCTTTACGTTACCTGTCctctggaaaaggaaataATGGGCAGATAACAAAAAGACCACGTGAAGATGTTTCCCTATCTGAAAATGAGGATTTACTTGGCCCTTTACATACACAAAAACCAGGTTTATTTATACAGCCTGGCATACTATTCCAAGACTACCCTAATAAAAACTATTTAATCGCAAAAATATATCTCTTCTCCTTGATATTTCTGATTACCTCTTTTTCAGCGATAAAGATCGTACCACCTGGCTATGTAGGAATTATAGTTAGACGTAATG GTGAGATGGACCAGTTTAACAATGAAGGAAGGATGGCTTTGTTCCGTATTCCCTTCATGGATAAACCTGTGGCGTTTAGAATCACACCAATCAGGAAAAAAATCGTAAGGAAATGCCTAACTTCGGATTCAAAGACTGTTGAAGTTGTGATTTTCCTGACATTTACTGCAAAACTTGCTTTCGCAACACACatatattccatttatGGAACTAATTACACGAAGGGTTTCGTTGAAAAAGAACTATGTTTTGATATTGATCAAGTGGTAAAAAAGTATAATCTCGATGATCTCGTAGCAGGTGTTGATATAGTGGAAGAGATGTACTCCACTAACAGTGACATCCATGCAACTGTAACTCATAGTTCAATGGAGTCAGCAAACGAAGAAATCATTGAGAGATTCCAAGATGCTGGCGCTTTCAACAAAATTATTGTATCAGATGTG AACATAAGTTACAGAAATCCAGACATCCTGGATGTGGCAGAATGA